The Mucilaginibacter terrenus genome has a segment encoding these proteins:
- the purL gene encoding phosphoribosylformylglycinamidine synthase subunit PurL translates to MEQQELTTVETAKDLGLLPQEFDRINEIMGRVPNFTELSIFAVMWSEHCSYKNSITWLKTLPKDGPRMLAKAGEENAGLVDLGGGIGCAFKIESHNHPSALEPYQGAATGVGGINRDIFTMGARPIAQMNSLRFGDLKLDKTKWLVKGVVKGISHYGNAFGIPTVGGELYFDDCFNINPLVNAFSAGIVKEGETVSATSYGVGNPVYIVGSATGKDGIHGAAFASKDITEDSVNDLPAVQVGDPFQEKLLLEATLEVIKTGAVVGMQDMGAAGIICSNSEMSAKGEHGMVIHLDRVPMRQENMKPYEILLSESQERMLIVVEKGKEALVEAVFDKWDLNCVKIGEVTDTKRLEYFMNGEKVADVPADDLVLGGGAPVYQREYREPAYYAENQKFKIEDIAEPENLVDVAEHLIAHPNIASKRWVTDQYDSMIGHSTMTTNRPSDAAVVAVQDTEKAIVLTCDCNSRYVYADPQKGTAIAVAEAARNITCAGGEPVAITNCLNFGNPYVPEVYWQFVGAIKGMGEACTKFETPVTGGNVSFYNQSSDEGPVFPTPTIGMLGVMDDRTNMMTLDFKSPGDLIYMIGESQNDIASSQYLASYHKVLKAPAPYFDLDKEYAMHQVVKELIRHKVVQSAHDVADGGLYIALVESCLPNALGFDIVTDDAFRKDAFLFGEAQGRVVVSIAPDDQERFVEMMATSEVEFSLLGNVNGIGNTNIDGELFGNIMDIKMVYDSVLHVSLGEA, encoded by the coding sequence TTGGAGCAGCAGGAATTAACCACCGTTGAAACCGCCAAAGATCTGGGCCTTTTACCGCAAGAATTCGACAGAATAAACGAGATAATGGGCCGCGTACCCAACTTTACCGAGCTATCTATTTTCGCGGTAATGTGGAGCGAGCACTGCTCATATAAAAACTCTATCACCTGGCTTAAAACCTTACCTAAAGATGGCCCGCGCATGTTGGCAAAAGCGGGTGAAGAGAACGCCGGATTAGTTGATCTTGGCGGAGGTATTGGATGCGCTTTTAAGATTGAATCACATAACCACCCGTCGGCGCTTGAACCTTATCAAGGAGCAGCAACGGGTGTCGGCGGTATTAACCGCGATATATTCACCATGGGCGCCAGGCCTATTGCGCAGATGAACTCCCTGCGTTTTGGTGATCTTAAATTAGATAAGACCAAGTGGCTGGTAAAAGGCGTGGTAAAAGGTATTAGCCATTACGGCAATGCCTTCGGCATACCTACAGTTGGTGGCGAACTTTACTTTGATGATTGCTTTAACATCAATCCGTTGGTAAACGCGTTCTCCGCAGGCATTGTTAAGGAAGGTGAAACGGTATCTGCAACATCTTACGGAGTAGGCAACCCTGTTTACATTGTTGGCTCTGCTACCGGTAAAGACGGTATTCACGGTGCTGCTTTTGCGTCGAAGGACATTACTGAAGATTCGGTAAACGATCTTCCTGCCGTACAGGTAGGCGACCCGTTCCAGGAAAAATTGTTGCTTGAAGCTACACTGGAGGTTATTAAGACCGGTGCTGTTGTAGGCATGCAGGATATGGGTGCCGCAGGTATTATTTGTTCAAACTCAGAAATGAGCGCCAAAGGCGAGCACGGCATGGTTATACACCTGGATCGCGTACCTATGCGCCAGGAGAACATGAAACCATATGAGATATTGCTTTCTGAATCTCAGGAGCGTATGCTGATTGTGGTAGAAAAAGGTAAAGAAGCCTTAGTTGAGGCGGTGTTTGATAAATGGGACCTTAACTGTGTTAAAATAGGTGAGGTTACCGACACTAAACGCCTGGAATACTTTATGAATGGTGAGAAGGTTGCTGACGTTCCTGCCGACGATCTTGTGTTGGGTGGGGGCGCGCCGGTTTACCAGCGCGAGTACCGCGAACCAGCTTACTATGCAGAAAATCAGAAATTTAAAATTGAAGATATAGCGGAGCCGGAGAATTTGGTAGATGTTGCTGAGCATTTGATAGCACATCCAAACATTGCATCAAAGCGTTGGGTAACTGATCAGTATGATTCTATGATCGGCCATTCTACAATGACTACTAATCGCCCGAGCGATGCTGCCGTGGTTGCTGTACAGGATACCGAAAAAGCTATTGTATTAACATGCGATTGTAACTCCCGTTACGTTTACGCCGATCCGCAGAAGGGTACCGCTATAGCCGTTGCAGAAGCTGCCCGTAATATTACATGTGCAGGTGGCGAGCCGGTAGCTATTACTAACTGCCTTAACTTTGGTAACCCATACGTGCCCGAAGTATATTGGCAATTTGTAGGTGCTATTAAAGGCATGGGCGAGGCTTGTACCAAGTTTGAAACACCGGTTACAGGTGGTAACGTAAGCTTTTACAATCAGTCCAGTGATGAGGGACCTGTGTTCCCGACACCTACCATCGGTATGCTGGGAGTAATGGATGACCGTACAAACATGATGACGCTTGACTTCAAGTCACCCGGTGATTTGATTTATATGATAGGTGAGTCACAAAACGATATAGCTTCATCTCAATACCTTGCATCTTACCACAAAGTACTAAAGGCGCCTGCACCTTATTTTGACTTAGATAAGGAATATGCCATGCACCAGGTGGTAAAAGAACTTATCAGGCACAAGGTTGTGCAATCAGCTCACGACGTAGCTGACGGCGGTTTATACATTGCGCTGGTAGAATCGTGCCTGCCAAATGCTTTAGGGTTTGACATTGTTACAGATGATGCCTTCCGTAAAGACGCGTTCTTATTTGGCGAAGCGCAGGGCAGGGTAGTGGTAAGCATTGCACCTGATGATCAGGAACGCTTTGTAGAAATGATGGCTACCAGCGAGGTAGAGTTTAGCCTTTTAGGTAACGTAAATGGCATAGGTAACACCAATATTGATGGCGAGCTGTTCGGCAACATTATGGATATCAAAATGGTTTACGATAGTGTGCTTCACGTAAGCCTGGGCGAAGCATAA
- a CDS encoding DUF4468 domain-containing protein encodes MKKIILFLILVTSVCIAFAQTESLQLDENSKNVYYAVVEKAGLNADSLYMRGLSFVSKYYDDDLAKNQTQNAITVKGRYVVYTSSLASKKQGGDVTYKLSIETKDGRYRYKFTDFVFTPYKIDRYGNMVAVPGIFIPAEKLSSKVAAKDAESYLTQIAAACKETADRLKQEMDKVPALKKAEVLKKVDTEKW; translated from the coding sequence ATGAAAAAAATCATCCTCTTCCTTATATTAGTAACATCTGTCTGCATTGCGTTTGCACAAACAGAATCCCTCCAATTAGATGAGAACAGTAAAAACGTTTACTACGCAGTGGTGGAGAAAGCCGGGCTTAATGCGGATAGTCTGTACATGCGTGGTTTAAGCTTCGTAAGTAAGTACTACGATGATGATCTGGCGAAAAACCAAACGCAAAATGCTATAACAGTAAAAGGTAGATACGTGGTGTATACCAGTTCGCTCGCATCAAAAAAACAAGGTGGAGATGTAACCTACAAATTGTCCATCGAAACCAAAGATGGGAGATATCGATACAAGTTTACCGATTTTGTATTTACACCTTATAAGATAGACAGGTATGGCAATATGGTAGCAGTACCAGGTATATTCATACCTGCGGAAAAACTATCCTCGAAAGTGGCTGCAAAGGATGCGGAAAGTTACTTAACACAGATTGCTGCTGCTTGTAAGGAAACAGCCGACAGGCTGAAACAAGAGATGGATAAAGTGCCAGCTTTAAAGAAGGCTGAGGTTTTGAAGAAAGTTGATACAGAAAAGTGGTGA
- a CDS encoding SRPBCC domain-containing protein → MNAITVTTEVNASIETIWQLWNGPEHIMQWNVMSDDWHCPHAENDPKTGGRFNFVMALKDGSFSFDFAGVYTDVIANQLMSYKLDDGRRSTILFTGSSPVRITETFEPNVSMPSEDQQRACQSVLNNFKMYAEKALVSS, encoded by the coding sequence ATGAACGCAATAACTGTAACTACCGAAGTAAACGCGTCTATAGAAACTATATGGCAACTATGGAACGGGCCTGAACACATTATGCAATGGAACGTAATGTCCGACGATTGGCATTGCCCGCATGCGGAAAACGATCCCAAGACTGGGGGCAGGTTTAATTTTGTGATGGCCTTAAAGGATGGTAGCTTCAGCTTCGATTTTGCAGGCGTTTATACAGATGTAATAGCTAATCAGCTGATGTCGTATAAGTTAGATGACGGCAGGCGATCTACTATCCTGTTTACCGGGAGTTCTCCTGTAAGGATTACGGAGACATTTGAACCTAATGTAAGCATGCCGTCAGAAGATCAGCAACGGGCTTGCCAATCTGTCCTCAACAACTTTAAGATGTATGCCGAGAAAGCTCTGGTTTCCAGCTAA
- the gloA2 gene encoding SMU1112c/YaeR family gloxylase I-like metalloprotein, translating to MLKLNKIQHVAIICSDYERSKHFYTGVLGLKVVREVYREERNSYKLDLEVGGQYQIELFSFPDPPARPSGPEATGLRHLAFEVDNIDEAIAHINENGVPAEPVRIDPTTGKRFTFFADPDGLPLELYEI from the coding sequence ATGCTTAAGCTTAACAAGATACAGCACGTTGCAATTATCTGTTCAGATTATGAGCGGTCTAAGCACTTCTATACCGGAGTGCTTGGACTGAAAGTTGTTCGCGAAGTGTACCGTGAAGAGCGAAACTCTTACAAACTGGACCTGGAAGTGGGCGGACAGTATCAAATTGAGCTTTTCTCGTTTCCTGATCCACCTGCACGTCCGTCCGGCCCGGAAGCGACTGGCTTAAGGCACCTGGCCTTTGAGGTTGACAACATTGATGAAGCTATTGCTCACATTAATGAAAATGGAGTGCCTGCTGAACCTGTTCGCATAGACCCAACCACCGGCAAGCGCTTTACTTTTTTTGCTGATCCTGATGGTTTGCCTTTAGAATTATACGAGATTTAG
- a CDS encoding phosphoribosylanthranilate isomerase has translation MKIKVCGLKFPDNISKVAALCPDLVGFICYDRSPRYIQGMEDSDLIPIADNILRTGVFVDAPLEEINELIERYSFNAVQLHGCESPDDCKILKARLKVIKAFGVDDCFDFAELEPYYNTVDYFLFDTKTAARGGSGQTFDWTILDKYTGSVPFFLSGGISPDNIDEVKNIKHSMFYGVDLNSKFEAAPAVKDIKKLEDAFKKLRDEVRS, from the coding sequence ATGAAAATAAAAGTATGCGGATTAAAGTTTCCGGATAATATTAGCAAGGTGGCGGCACTTTGCCCCGACTTGGTGGGGTTTATTTGTTATGACAGGTCGCCGCGATATATACAGGGTATGGAGGACAGCGATTTGATACCGATAGCTGACAATATCCTTAGAACCGGCGTTTTTGTTGACGCGCCGCTGGAAGAGATAAACGAGCTGATAGAACGTTACAGTTTTAATGCCGTACAACTGCATGGCTGCGAAAGCCCGGACGACTGTAAGATATTAAAGGCACGCCTTAAAGTGATTAAAGCATTTGGCGTAGACGATTGCTTTGACTTCGCCGAACTGGAGCCTTACTATAATACAGTAGATTATTTCCTGTTCGACACCAAAACCGCCGCACGAGGCGGTTCGGGACAAACTTTCGATTGGACCATATTGGATAAGTACACCGGCAGCGTGCCGTTCTTTCTATCGGGCGGGATAAGCCCCGACAATATAGACGAGGTAAAGAACATTAAGCACTCCATGTTTTACGGGGTAGATCTTAACAGCAAATTTGAGGCAGCGCCGGCAGTGAAGGACATTAAAAAATTAGAAGACGCATTTAAGAAGTTAAGAGATGAAGTACGGAGTTAA
- a CDS encoding ion channel, which translates to MAIREQKVNPENDLGFGPQPVIKSQPLINKDGSVNVKRKGLALFNTADNYHNLIKMSWGKFWFIVLTGYLIANLFFATIYVSIGMDSFQGADGATPLGHFLDAFFFSAQTISTVGYGHINPKGVTANGVAAIESMVGLLAFALATGLLYGRFSKPSAKIVYSDKILVSPYRDGDKGLMFRLSNLRRNVLIDLGVEVIFSYNEIVNGKATRKFFPLELERKEVSLLTLNWTIVHPLDENSPLADATPEELERTQASFSVLLKAFDDTFSQTVHSRTSYTYADMVWGAKFIPMFDREESGRIELDMSKISVFKMVD; encoded by the coding sequence ATGGCAATACGCGAACAAAAAGTAAACCCGGAGAATGACTTAGGCTTTGGCCCTCAGCCGGTTATAAAGAGTCAGCCGCTTATTAACAAAGACGGTTCTGTCAATGTAAAGCGCAAGGGTTTAGCCCTCTTCAATACGGCAGATAACTACCATAACCTCATCAAAATGAGCTGGGGTAAGTTCTGGTTTATTGTATTGACCGGCTACCTTATTGCCAATCTTTTCTTTGCAACTATCTATGTATCAATAGGTATGGATAGCTTTCAAGGCGCTGATGGTGCTACTCCGCTAGGCCATTTTTTAGACGCTTTCTTCTTTTCAGCGCAGACTATTTCTACAGTAGGCTACGGCCATATCAACCCTAAAGGCGTGACTGCCAATGGGGTAGCTGCTATAGAGTCAATGGTAGGCCTGTTGGCATTCGCGCTGGCAACCGGCTTGCTTTACGGGCGTTTTTCCAAGCCATCAGCAAAAATTGTATACAGCGACAAGATACTGGTGAGCCCCTACCGCGACGGTGATAAAGGACTGATGTTCAGGTTGTCAAACCTTCGGCGCAACGTGTTAATCGACTTGGGCGTGGAGGTGATATTCTCCTACAACGAGATAGTAAATGGCAAAGCTACACGTAAATTTTTCCCGTTAGAACTTGAGCGAAAGGAAGTTAGCCTGCTAACGCTCAACTGGACAATTGTACATCCGCTTGATGAGAACAGCCCATTAGCAGATGCCACGCCTGAAGAACTGGAGCGTACCCAGGCATCTTTTTCGGTACTATTAAAGGCTTTTGATGATACCTTCTCGCAAACCGTCCATTCCAGAACCTCTTACACGTATGCAGATATGGTTTGGGGGGCTAAGTTCATACCCATGTTTGACCGTGAAGAAAGCGGCAGGATTGAACTGGATATGAGCAAAATAAGCGTTTTCAAAATGGTTGATTAG
- a CDS encoding energy transducer TonB has translation MLNTKFDLYNTEWLDVVFTDRNKEYGAYELRNSYSSTMAKAMGHTFGTVAFLCTVAFIIARYTPIEDVVKMIPVKMDDKVIKIILPEKIAQPKQPKQSTPAKQLPATSTTKLTSFVVTKQTVTEEPPIIDQIKGDIGSTTTKGVDGPALAPPADGPVGPPAAPPSTGNELVPFESLEAMPEPMGGFDAFSKFLGKNMHFPSQAEDAGVSGKVIVSFVVEKNGELSNITIVKGAGYGFDQEAARVLKLAKAWKPGKQNGQPVRVRYQIPINFQLPVE, from the coding sequence ATGCTAAACACAAAATTTGATTTGTACAACACCGAGTGGCTTGATGTTGTATTTACCGACCGAAACAAGGAATACGGCGCTTATGAACTGCGAAACAGCTATTCCTCTACTATGGCTAAAGCTATGGGGCACACCTTTGGCACAGTTGCATTTTTATGCACCGTTGCTTTCATTATTGCTCGATATACGCCGATAGAAGATGTTGTTAAAATGATTCCGGTGAAAATGGATGATAAGGTCATTAAAATAATCCTACCTGAAAAAATTGCTCAACCGAAGCAACCAAAGCAAAGTACCCCTGCTAAACAACTGCCTGCAACATCTACTACAAAACTTACCTCCTTCGTGGTTACTAAGCAAACAGTAACTGAAGAACCCCCGATCATCGACCAGATTAAGGGTGATATTGGCAGCACAACCACAAAAGGTGTAGATGGTCCTGCACTAGCACCGCCAGCAGATGGCCCTGTGGGCCCACCAGCTGCTCCGCCGTCTACCGGAAATGAACTGGTGCCCTTTGAAAGTTTGGAGGCAATGCCCGAGCCTATGGGCGGATTCGACGCATTCTCTAAATTCTTAGGAAAAAACATGCATTTTCCGTCACAGGCTGAGGACGCGGGAGTATCCGGCAAAGTCATAGTAAGCTTTGTTGTCGAAAAAAATGGTGAGCTCAGTAATATCACTATAGTAAAAGGAGCAGGTTACGGGTTTGACCAGGAAGCTGCACGGGTACTTAAGTTAGCTAAGGCCTGGAAGCCAGGCAAACAGAACGGCCAGCCGGTAAGGGTAAGATACCAGATTCCTATAAATTTTCAGTTACCAGTAGAATAA
- the trpB gene encoding tryptophan synthase subunit beta has translation MKYGVNEQGYYGDFGGAYIPEMLYPNVEELRQEYLKIINDESFKAEFNQLMRDYVGRPSPLYHAKRYSEKYGANIFFKREDLNHTGSHKINNAIGQILLAERLGKKRIIAETGAGQHGVATATVCALKGIECVVYMGEIDMERQAPNVSRMKMLGAKVVAATSGSKTLKDATNEALRDWIGNPVDTHYIIGSVVGPFPYPEMVAKFQSIISEETKKQLLEQTGTELPQYVMACVGGGSNAMGMFYHFLDDENVKLVAVEAAGKGVESGHSAATTFLGREGVLHGSRTILMQTEDGQVEEPYSISAGLDYPGIGPQHAHLYKIKRATYVSITDDEALQAGLLCSQMEGIIPAIETAHALAYLDKMTLKASDNVVICLSGRGDKDLNTYIKYFGF, from the coding sequence ATGAAGTACGGAGTTAACGAGCAGGGTTATTACGGTGATTTTGGCGGAGCATACATTCCCGAAATGTTGTACCCCAACGTTGAAGAGCTAAGGCAGGAATACCTTAAGATCATAAACGATGAAAGCTTTAAAGCGGAGTTTAACCAGTTGATGCGCGATTACGTAGGCAGGCCATCCCCGTTATATCATGCTAAAAGGTATTCGGAAAAGTATGGCGCTAACATCTTTTTTAAACGGGAGGACCTCAACCACACCGGATCGCACAAAATAAATAATGCCATCGGTCAGATACTTTTAGCCGAGCGTTTAGGTAAAAAACGCATTATTGCCGAAACGGGTGCCGGCCAGCACGGCGTTGCTACCGCTACGGTTTGTGCGTTAAAAGGTATAGAGTGCGTGGTTTACATGGGCGAGATAGACATGGAGCGCCAGGCACCCAACGTATCACGCATGAAAATGCTTGGTGCAAAGGTAGTAGCTGCAACATCGGGCAGTAAAACGCTTAAAGATGCCACTAACGAAGCCCTGCGCGACTGGATAGGTAACCCTGTAGACACTCACTATATTATAGGCTCTGTAGTTGGTCCGTTTCCTTACCCGGAAATGGTGGCCAAGTTTCAGTCCATTATATCCGAAGAGACTAAGAAACAATTGCTGGAGCAAACCGGTACCGAATTGCCGCAGTATGTTATGGCTTGTGTAGGTGGTGGTAGTAATGCCATGGGTATGTTCTACCATTTTCTTGATGACGAAAATGTAAAGCTGGTAGCAGTAGAAGCAGCCGGAAAAGGTGTAGAAAGCGGGCATTCCGCAGCCACTACTTTTTTAGGCCGCGAAGGTGTTTTGCACGGCAGCCGTACCATATTAATGCAAACCGAGGATGGACAGGTGGAAGAACCATATTCCATTTCGGCAGGGTTAGATTATCCGGGCATAGGGCCACAGCACGCGCATTTATATAAAATAAAACGTGCGACCTACGTAAGCATAACCGACGACGAAGCTTTACAGGCAGGCTTACTTTGCTCACAGATGGAAGGCATTATACCGGCAATTGAAACCGCGCATGCATTGGCTTATCTGGACAAGATGACCCTTAAAGCCAGCGACAATGTCGTGATATGTCTTTCGGGAAGAGGAGACAAGGACCTCAATACTTATATCAAGTATTTTGGCTTTTAG
- a CDS encoding porin: protein MKQKLLLLSLFAAATFTASAQETPKADPPLVISGSVDTYYKYDFSGYRNPANNSSNIGTSFASDQNSVSIGMIDLGLKKKVGKAAFVGELSFGPRGQAQSIPDAGSNGQSFHIQNLYVSYDLTDKFTVTGGYMATFVGYEVISPVGNFNYSTSYLFTNGPFQNAGLKGTYAFSDKVSLMAGIFNDSWNNYTSTKDVSTFGAQLFVSPVTGWTAYLNLVSGSTSGTEVDLTTAYQITSAFKLGLNAADFNAPNSNGGFQGVALYPQIAASSVVSFGLRGEYFKYKDGGPSVKAFTLTSNIKAGPLTVIPEVRLDHANTESFVNKDLMGKKSASQFVLAAVYAF, encoded by the coding sequence ATGAAACAAAAACTTTTACTTTTATCTTTATTTGCAGCCGCAACGTTTACAGCCAGCGCACAAGAGACGCCTAAAGCGGATCCGCCTCTGGTGATTTCAGGATCCGTTGACACCTACTACAAATACGATTTTTCCGGTTACAGAAACCCAGCCAACAATAGCTCAAACATTGGTACCAGTTTCGCCAGCGATCAAAATTCGGTATCTATTGGTATGATAGATCTCGGTTTAAAGAAAAAGGTAGGTAAAGCAGCGTTCGTAGGAGAGCTAAGCTTCGGTCCGCGTGGCCAGGCGCAGTCTATACCTGATGCTGGCAGTAACGGGCAGTCGTTTCATATTCAAAACCTTTACGTATCATACGATCTTACCGACAAATTTACGGTTACGGGTGGTTACATGGCAACCTTCGTAGGTTACGAGGTAATATCGCCTGTTGGTAATTTCAACTACTCTACGTCTTACCTGTTTACCAACGGCCCATTCCAAAATGCAGGTTTAAAAGGTACTTACGCTTTCTCTGATAAGGTAAGCCTGATGGCGGGAATCTTTAACGACAGCTGGAACAACTATACTTCCACAAAGGACGTATCAACATTTGGGGCGCAGTTGTTTGTGAGCCCGGTAACCGGCTGGACCGCTTACCTTAACCTGGTATCAGGAAGTACATCGGGTACTGAAGTAGACCTTACAACCGCATACCAAATCACCAGTGCTTTTAAACTAGGCCTGAATGCTGCAGATTTTAACGCGCCTAACAGCAACGGCGGCTTCCAGGGTGTTGCCTTGTATCCGCAGATTGCAGCCAGCTCAGTAGTGTCCTTTGGTTTAAGAGGGGAGTACTTTAAGTATAAAGACGGTGGCCCTAGTGTTAAAGCATTCACTTTAACATCAAATATCAAAGCTGGCCCGCTAACCGTTATTCCTGAGGTAAGACTTGATCATGCTAATACAGAATCATTCGTAAACAAAGACCTGATGGGTAAGAAATCTGCATCGCAGTTTGTACTTGCTGCAGTTTACGCCTTCTAA
- the trpD gene encoding anthranilate phosphoribosyltransferase, whose amino-acid sequence MKQILNHLFEHKTFSREQSKEILKNIALGQYNNSQMAAFMTAYCMRSITVDELEGFRDAMLELCLPIDLQNGELVDLCGTGGDGKDTFNISTLASFVVAGAGYKVAKHGNYGVSSGCGSSNVMEHLGYVFTNDTDKLKRSIDEANICFLHAPLFHPAMKTVAPIRRELGVKTFFNMLGPLVNPARPQNQMVGVFNLELARVYAYLYQKSGIKYTILNALDGYDEISLTCDFKTFSAEGEKINSIEQLGFEKLAQSDITGGHTVAESADIFMKVLNDDATSARTNVVLSNAAIAIQTIAPNKSFADCFYEAEAALISKKALASFKRLIAN is encoded by the coding sequence ATGAAACAGATACTTAACCACCTTTTCGAACATAAGACCTTCAGCCGGGAGCAGTCTAAAGAAATACTCAAGAACATAGCGCTTGGGCAGTATAACAACTCCCAAATGGCTGCCTTCATGACAGCTTACTGTATGCGCAGCATTACGGTTGACGAACTGGAAGGCTTCCGTGATGCCATGCTGGAACTTTGTCTGCCTATAGATCTTCAGAACGGCGAGCTGGTAGACCTTTGCGGTACCGGCGGCGATGGTAAAGACACTTTCAACATATCGACACTGGCCTCTTTCGTGGTGGCAGGGGCAGGTTACAAGGTGGCCAAACATGGCAACTATGGTGTGTCATCAGGCTGCGGATCATCAAACGTGATGGAGCACCTGGGCTATGTGTTTACTAATGACACGGACAAACTCAAGCGGAGTATAGACGAGGCAAATATCTGCTTTCTGCATGCACCGCTGTTCCATCCGGCTATGAAGACAGTAGCGCCTATAAGGCGTGAACTGGGTGTAAAAACATTCTTTAACATGCTTGGTCCCTTGGTTAACCCGGCCCGGCCGCAAAACCAGATGGTGGGTGTGTTTAACCTGGAGCTGGCGCGGGTTTACGCTTACCTTTATCAAAAATCAGGTATTAAATACACTATTTTGAATGCTCTGGATGGTTATGATGAAATATCGCTTACCTGCGATTTCAAAACCTTTTCGGCCGAAGGCGAAAAGATTAACAGTATTGAGCAGTTGGGTTTTGAAAAGCTGGCGCAAAGTGATATTACCGGCGGGCACACTGTAGCCGAGTCGGCGGATATATTTATGAAGGTTCTTAATGACGACGCCACATCGGCGCGAACCAATGTGGTGCTAAGTAATGCTGCTATTGCTATCCAAACCATTGCGCCAAACAAAAGCTTTGCCGATTGTTTTTACGAAGCAGAGGCGGCGCTTATTAGTAAAAAAGCATTGGCCAGCTTCAAACGCTTGATAGCTAACTAA